The Saprospiraceae bacterium genomic interval CAATTTCTTTAGGATCTTTAAATTCTCCTGCGATCCTTACATTCCTGCGTAAATCATCTATGATTAGTTCTCCGGCAGAAATGTTTATATTCTGTCTTTGAAGGGCATTTTCAATATCCATCATGGTGATGCCCAATGCATTCATCCGGTAAAGGTCTACATTGACCTGAATTTCCCTTTCGACTGCACCAATAATATCTACTCTTGTTATTTCTTTGTTTCCTTCAATTTTATCTTTTAGCTGTTCGGCATATAATTTTAATTTGTCTAATGGAAAATCACCGGCTAAGTTGATATTCATGATGGGGATCTCGCTGAAATCAAATTCCTGAATTTGCGGGTCATCCTGCAGGTCCGTTGGAAGGTCGTTTTTAGCTTTATCAACCGCGTCCGATACCCTTTGTTTACATAACTTAGGGTCCATGTCGGCATTGAATTCAGCAAAAATCATTGCAAAATCTGAAACTGAATTGCTCTTTACTTTTTTAATCCCATTGATCGATTTTAATTGTTTTTCGATGGGCTTAACGATGAGATTTTCCATATCCTCCGGGGAAGCTCCGGGATATATCGTTGCAACCGAAATGGTAGGGATAACAATATCCGGAAAAAGCTCTTTCGGGATTCGCTCATAAGACAGTAATCCTGCAATGGATATCAGGATAATGATCACATAGATGCTTGTGGAGTTTTTGATACACCAGTTGGTAAACCGGAGCTGTTTGACATGGTCGAGTTTCATAACGATTTATTTGGGTATTAAAGAGCGATAAGTTGGCCGTCGACCAATTCACTGTATCCACTTGAAATAATTTTATCTCCGGCAGACAAACCGTTTTTCACAACCGTTTTTCCCTGGTAACTTATTCCGCTGAGAATGTTCTTTCTTCGCGCATACCAAAAGCCATCTGCAGGCTCAGCAACCAATATGTATTCTTCGCCGTTGATGCTGGTTTGAATCAGGTTGGATGATACCACCAATGCTTTGTCAATATTACTGGAGTTTATTTTTAATCTGACCGATTGATTGCTGTTGAATGTGTATGTTGCTTTCGGAATTGCAACTTCTATAGTGAACGTTCTCGTTCTCGGATCAATTGAGCTGGATACAAACTGGATCCTGGATTGGAATTCTAAGTTTTTCTCCGGAATGCCGATAATTACTTTGTCCCCTTTTTTAACATCATTCACATGTTTGTCGCTCAATTGGGCTTTGATTGACATTTCCCGGTTATTTACAACGCGGATCCCATGCATTCCCGGTGAAGCCATTTCTCCGATTTTTAGTTTAACAGCATCAACGGTGCCTGTAACAGGTGCCTTGATGTAACTCAATGCAATCTGAGCTTCCAATGTTTTAAGTTTTTGCTCGAGTTGTTCCTTTTGATTTTTAGCCTGAAGGTATTGGGCTTCAGAACCAATTTGCTGATCCCATAACCTTTTTTGTTTGTCGTAAAGTGTGTTGGCCAAATCCAGTCCCGTTTTAACTTCATCCATGGCTTTGCGAAGTGGTCCTGCATCCAGCGCTGCCAGAATCTTGCCGGAATTTACTTTTTCACCTTCGCGTACATAAATCGCAGTAACCACACCGGGAGTTTGTGGAGCGGCCAGCACATTTAAGTCAGACTCAACCAGTCCCTGAACATCGATGAAATATGAGAAATCTTGAGGTTGGAGCGTATCAACCACTACGATTTTTGATTTTCTGGATTGTGAACTGGTATCCGATTCGGCAATTTGCACTTGTAAAGCTTTGATCTGATCGTTGATTTCTTTAGCCTGTTGTTTTAAAGCGATCAATTGAGCAGCAGGGTCAGATTCTTTAGCAGGTTGATTGCAACTTAGAATAATACCTGAGAAGATCAGGCAAATTTTAAAAAATTGAAGTTTCATTGGGCCCTTGATTTTTATAAATTTGGATAAGCTCATCCAAAGGAGGAATGTTAAATTCTTTCAGATATGTATTTTCGTCCGTAAAAGTAACGGTCATTTTTCCAAATGGTTCTTAATGATTCGTAAATTTTATGTAATTGAACATCGAAACAGGTAAATGTGGAATCCTTTCTAATGCTGACCACTGAAAAGACCCCGGTAGTTTGTATAAATTACAAGCTTAGCGCAAAGTCTCAAAAGGGATACGGGGGCAGGGTCGCTGTAAACTGGTAACTGTTTTTAGCAAAATCTATTTCTGCCAGCATAAGTTCATTTCCGTTGCAAATGCCTAAAAAAGGTGCTTTCAATTCGAAATTGTAAACGGCTGCCTGGTCGAATATGATCTGCGTCAAGGGGAATTCAGGTTCTTTGCATTCGAATAAAATTTTAGCCTGAACTTGTTGATCGTACACCACCAGATCGAATCTTTTAATGCGGTTAAATACCTGGAGTCTTTTTTCAACGGCCATCCTACCAAAAGGATATTGATGGACCTTGTTCAACCATAACATAAGGCATTGCCTGACCCTTTCCTCCGGGGTCAATACAAGCCACTTTTGCCGCACGGGGTCAAATACCATCGAATTATTTTGCCTGAGATATTTTTGCATCTCGGCTATCGTTATTGAAGAGTTCATTGAAAGGTAAAAATAAATGTTTGCAACGAATTTATCCTGGCATAGATTGGGCGCTAAAAAGCTTAAATATTGTTGAGGCCAGAGCTGGATTACATATTGTGATTTGGCCAAACAACATTGTGTTTTGTGAGTTATTTTTGAGCTGAATTAAAATTAAAGCCTTGTCTTCAATCAAATATGCCCTGCAAAATTTACTGACAAAGATTGTTACCGCGGTGCTGGCTTTTTTAACTACCTTGATACTTCCCACATGGATTGGAATGGAACATTTTGGGATGTATTCTTATTTGATCGTTTGTATTGGTTTTTTAATCCCCTTAAGTTCTTTCGGACTGGGAGCAGGATCGATTTATCTTTTAAGCACTCGAAAATATGCCATCCATCAAATAGGATTTACACAACTGCTCCTGGCATCCATTTTTGGGCTTATAAATTTAATGTTGCTTTATGTATTGAATCAAATGTCCTGGCTTGGTGATTGGTTACAAAAAGCAAATACATTTGAATGGTTTTGTTTAATGTTGTCTTGTTTTTTACAGACCCTGAGTTTTTTTATTGCACGATTGTTTTTTGGCATTTCCGGTTTTACAGTGTTGAATATTCTGGAATTGGTTTACGTGTTGTTAAATCCTATTTTAGTTGGTTTGTTTTTTTATATACTGGGTGGTCAGCAAACACCCTATCTTTTCTTTGCAATCGCTGTGTTCTCTATAGTTTCATTTATGCTTCATCTTTATTTTTTATCTAGAAACCCGATGGAATTCAGGTTTCATGCAGCGTATACAAAAGAATCATTTAATTATGGACTAAAATCCTGGTTGGGCGATGTGGCGATCCGGGCCAATTTGAGATTTGATCAAATGATTTTGGGTGCCATTGGGCCTATAAAAAACCTGGGACTCTATAACATTGCTGTGAAATTTTCAGAAATCATTTGGTTTATTCCCGATTCTTTAGGGCCGGTATTATTCAATAAACTGGCTGTCGTTGAATCCGAGGAATCCCGGTTGAAACTATTGTTCAGGATCCATAGGATCATTTTCTGGATTTGTTTTTTAATAGCAATATTATGGAGCCTTGTCCTCGTTTTTCTTGTGTTTCCTTTCTTTTTTTATCAACATGCATCTGCTTTAATTGGATTGGTAATGATCCTATTGCCTGGTACCCTGGTTCTGGTTTCATCAAAAATATTGACCAAATTATATTCCTCTTCCGGCCACGTTATTTGGACCAGTTATATTAGTATCGCAGGAAGTCTCGTGTCGGTAATTTTAAGTATCAGTTTGATTCCGCGGCTCTCAGCTACCGGAGCTGCTATTGCGTCTATTCTTGCCTATTTTACAATGTCATGCATGGCCAATTTTATTCTCATTAAAAATTTCAAATTTCAATGGTCAGAAATTATAAGTATCAGGAGAAGCGATTTTATATGGCTATTAGAACAATTAAAGTTATTAAAGATATCGAAGTAGAATAAAGCATGTTGACTTCGAAAATACATACAATTCCACAAGAGGGGGGGCTGCCTCCCTTTCTTTATGTTCTCCTTGCAGTCTTAGCTGCTTGTCTCCCTTTTGAAAATATACTTTTTCATTTGGCGCAAATTGATACGCCATTCAGGCCACATCGCGTACTGGCACTTTTCATCGGGGCACTTATATTTATCATCGTACCTGTTCGAAATCTGAAGTATTCGGCAAATGATCTTAAATTGATAGGCGTTTACCTTTTTGGTTTAGTTCCCAGTTTTATTGCTTATTTGGAAAACAGATTGGAATTTGATTATTTTCTGTTGACCTCATTGCAACTTTTTATTATCTTATGGATTTTTTTTCAGATCAAAGCGCTTCCATTGGAAATTGGTGTTCTCCATAAGTTATTTCACGTGTTTTGTTTTTTTGCGATGGTCAATTCAGGTTTTATGATTTACACATTCCTGTTTGAGGATATCGGGCGACAGAGTGGTTTTATGGACAATCCTAATTATGCTGCTTTTACTTTAAATGTGGCTTTGGTATATTTTGCTTATCAGCTATCCAAGGTGGATGATGCAAGATCCGGCTGGTATCGCTTCTTTTGCTTTGTTGCATTCATCATCGTCTTGGTGGGCATTTTCGTAACGGGATCCAGGAGTGCTATGATTTCTCTGGTATTCAGCGTTTTCTTGTATTTGTATTTTCATTTTAGCTGGAAGAAAATAATAATCGGTTTTTTACTTTTTATAGTCGTCTCGGGATTGCTGATGCAGTTGGATCGCTTTCAGAATTACATGGATGTCGTTCCCTTGTTAAACAGGTTGGAGAGTTTGTCGGGAAGGGAAGAATCGAGGATAACCCTTTGGAAACAAGGTTGGATGGCATTCGCTGATACTTACTATCTCGGTTTGGGTATCGAACAGTTCAAAAATCCTGATATTTATATTCAATACCTGCAAACTTCGGATAATCCTATGTTGGTTGCTCAGGAAGGCCTGGTTCTGCATAATGATTACCTGGCCGTTCTGTTTGAATATGGCATCATTCCTTTTTTGTTGTTTGTAAGTTTTTATTTTACCATTTTGAGAAATTTATTAAAGCAGTCCAATATCAGGTATCGGTCAATGTGGTTGATCATTTTTATGAACATTGTTTTATTTTCTTTTTTTGATACAACATTTCAATCGATGCCATTTTGGTTTATTGTAATGATTGTAAGTGCTTTTTCAGAAAATCCTGTGAGTAGAGTCAAGCTTGCTGAGGGTGAATTTGTACATCAATATTAAAATGTGTGATCCAGGCAAAAAGTTGAGCCATCAACCAAAGTTTATGAGCACTTTTGTAAATGCTTTGCCTGGACGTGGATGATTTTTGTTCAAATCCAGTTTTTATACATGCCAGAACTGCTTCGCGGTTCAGGACCTCAAACAGGGGATGGTCATTTGGAATGACCGAGCTGCAAAAAAGTTGAAATTCTTTGTTGAAAAATTTATGCAGCGGAAAATTAAATCCCTGTTTTGGATGTGAAAATACTTCTTCGGGTAGAAAGGGTTTCATGGCTTTTCTGATCAACCATTTATTTTGCTTTCCTTTCCGTAGAAAATGATCGGGTAAAGTAGCAGCGAACTCAAACAACGCCTTATCCAGAAAGGGATTTCGGACTTCAATGGAATGGCGCATACTCATCCGGTCTATTTTTAAGAGCATGTCATCCGGCATGGCGTAAGCAGTTCTAAACCACATCAGCTTTCTTAGGTTGCTCCAATTCTTATAAGTTTCAGGGCTTTTGTAAGCTTGATTCCCCTGCCAATTCGATGTAATTAATTGCTTGATCTCAACTTCAGTGAAATGTTCATATAAAAGATCGATGAGTTGTTCTTCATTGCGATTCGAAATTTCAATTGCTTTCAGCAATCCTCTTTTGGTATCAACCGAAGCGGGAATAAATTTATCGCAGCTCAGAAGAACTGACTTCATTACGGACTTCAAAGCAACTGGCATTGACCGCAATTTGTTGATTTGATTTCCCCATTGAAAATCGTCGTAACCTCCAAACAATTCATCTCCGCCATCTCCGGAAAGTACAACTTTGAGATGTTTTTGAATTTCTTTAGAGACTAAATAACTGGGAATACAGGAGGAATCCACAAATGGTTCGCCTGTGTGTTGGAGCAGTTCCCAAAAGAAGGGCTCATCGAAAACGGCGTTTAGTACAAAGATTTCGTGATGATTGCTCCCGATATGACCCGCAACTTTGCGTGCAATCAAACTTTCATCATATTCCTTTTCTTCGAACTTAACATTAAAGGTATTGATAGGCCCGTTGGAATTCTTTTGAAGAATGGCTGAAATTGTGCTGGAATCGATACCCCCTGAAAGGAAGGCACCCAAAGGCACATCCGACACCATTTGTTTCTCTACAGCACTGTTAAGTAGTTTCCGAACTTCATCAAC includes:
- a CDS encoding efflux RND transporter periplasmic adaptor subunit, with translation MKLQFFKICLIFSGIILSCNQPAKESDPAAQLIALKQQAKEINDQIKALQVQIAESDTSSQSRKSKIVVVDTLQPQDFSYFIDVQGLVESDLNVLAAPQTPGVVTAIYVREGEKVNSGKILAALDAGPLRKAMDEVKTGLDLANTLYDKQKRLWDQQIGSEAQYLQAKNQKEQLEQKLKTLEAQIALSYIKAPVTGTVDAVKLKIGEMASPGMHGIRVVNNREMSIKAQLSDKHVNDVKKGDKVIIGIPEKNLEFQSRIQFVSSSIDPRTRTFTIEVAIPKATYTFNSNQSVRLKINSSNIDKALVVSSNLIQTSINGEEYILVAEPADGFWYARRKNILSGISYQGKTVVKNGLSAGDKIISSGYSELVDGQLIAL
- a CDS encoding type I restriction enzyme HsdR N-terminal domain-containing protein, producing MNSSITIAEMQKYLRQNNSMVFDPVRQKWLVLTPEERVRQCLMLWLNKVHQYPFGRMAVEKRLQVFNRIKRFDLVVYDQQVQAKILFECKEPEFPLTQIIFDQAAVYNFELKAPFLGICNGNELMLAEIDFAKNSYQFTATLPPYPF
- a CDS encoding polysaccharide biosynthesis C-terminal domain-containing protein, whose protein sequence is MSSIKYALQNLLTKIVTAVLAFLTTLILPTWIGMEHFGMYSYLIVCIGFLIPLSSFGLGAGSIYLLSTRKYAIHQIGFTQLLLASIFGLINLMLLYVLNQMSWLGDWLQKANTFEWFCLMLSCFLQTLSFFIARLFFGISGFTVLNILELVYVLLNPILVGLFFYILGGQQTPYLFFAIAVFSIVSFMLHLYFLSRNPMEFRFHAAYTKESFNYGLKSWLGDVAIRANLRFDQMILGAIGPIKNLGLYNIAVKFSEIIWFIPDSLGPVLFNKLAVVESEESRLKLLFRIHRIIFWICFLIAILWSLVLVFLVFPFFFYQHASALIGLVMILLPGTLVLVSSKILTKLYSSSGHVIWTSYISIAGSLVSVILSISLIPRLSATGAAIASILAYFTMSCMANFILIKNFKFQWSEIISIRRSDFIWLLEQLKLLKISK
- a CDS encoding O-antigen ligase family protein; this translates as MAQIDTPFRPHRVLALFIGALIFIIVPVRNLKYSANDLKLIGVYLFGLVPSFIAYLENRLEFDYFLLTSLQLFIILWIFFQIKALPLEIGVLHKLFHVFCFFAMVNSGFMIYTFLFEDIGRQSGFMDNPNYAAFTLNVALVYFAYQLSKVDDARSGWYRFFCFVAFIIVLVGIFVTGSRSAMISLVFSVFLYLYFHFSWKKIIIGFLLFIVVSGLLMQLDRFQNYMDVVPLLNRLESLSGREESRITLWKQGWMAFADTYYLGLGIEQFKNPDIYIQYLQTSDNPMLVAQEGLVLHNDYLAVLFEYGIIPFLLFVSFYFTILRNLLKQSNIRYRSMWLIIFMNIVLFSFFDTTFQSMPFWFIVMIVSAFSENPVSRVKLAEGEFVHQY
- the asnB gene encoding asparagine synthase (glutamine-hydrolyzing), giving the protein MCGICGFNRNDQTILGAMLKKLQHRGPDHEGTFLNQDWSIGMRRLAIIDLSGGQQPVWNEDKSICAILNGEIYNYKKLRMDLMAKGHQLTTISDSEVIVHLYEEHGSSMFEFLDGMFAICIIDLKKNSCLLARDRFGEKPLYYYHHGQEFVFASEMQALLQYKNLPRYLHTEQLTSLLRFGYQMHPATLIRNVYTLNPGEYLLFHDGSLQITPYYKWGYDSVNKDWDEKSAVDEVRKLLNSAVEKQMVSDVPLGAFLSGGIDSSTISAILQKNSNGPINTFNVKFEEKEYDESLIARKVAGHIGSNHHEIFVLNAVFDEPFFWELLQHTGEPFVDSSCIPSYLVSKEIQKHLKVVLSGDGGDELFGGYDDFQWGNQINKLRSMPVALKSVMKSVLLSCDKFIPASVDTKRGLLKAIEISNRNEEQLIDLLYEHFTEVEIKQLITSNWQGNQAYKSPETYKNWSNLRKLMWFRTAYAMPDDMLLKIDRMSMRHSIEVRNPFLDKALFEFAATLPDHFLRKGKQNKWLIRKAMKPFLPEEVFSHPKQGFNFPLHKFFNKEFQLFCSSVIPNDHPLFEVLNREAVLACIKTGFEQKSSTSRQSIYKSAHKLWLMAQLFAWITHFNIDVQIHPQQA